From Methanosarcina lacustris Z-7289, one genomic window encodes:
- the porA gene encoding pyruvate synthase subunit PorA has protein sequence MPLNSADKAKMVVVEGSYAVAHAAKISRPNVISAYPITPQTHIVEDLSQFIADGEIPNCEYINVESEFSAISALVGAAAVGARTYSATTSQGLLLMHEVLFNAAGMRMPIIMTVANRAVSAPINIWNDHQDAISQRDTGWLQLYAEDVQEAADMIPQIFKIAEDKDVLLPGMACMDGFILSHVYEPVVLLEQDLTDEFLPKYEPEYVLDPKNPMTFGAFADPSTYTEFRYLQEKAMQAALPKIEAVSKEFAEIFGRDHGGLIDGYQLEDAEVVIMAMGSLVGTLKDVVDEYRAKGEKIGILKVRSFRPFPKMQIRKALAKANVVVVLDKNISLGTNEGALFTETKGCMYNSRCDIPIIGYTLNHGGRDVRMELVSKIIEEAKKVTKNGITVESQFADVREELL, from the coding sequence ATGCCTCTCAATTCAGCTGACAAAGCCAAAATGGTCGTCGTGGAAGGTTCTTACGCAGTTGCCCATGCAGCAAAGATCTCTCGTCCAAATGTTATTTCCGCTTATCCTATCACCCCTCAGACCCATATCGTTGAGGACTTATCTCAGTTTATTGCAGATGGAGAAATCCCGAACTGTGAATACATCAACGTGGAATCCGAATTCTCGGCAATTTCTGCCCTTGTGGGAGCCGCAGCTGTCGGGGCAAGGACATATTCCGCAACCACTTCCCAGGGGCTTTTGCTCATGCACGAGGTGCTCTTCAATGCCGCAGGTATGAGGATGCCCATCATCATGACCGTGGCAAACAGGGCAGTCAGCGCCCCGATCAATATCTGGAACGATCACCAGGATGCAATTTCCCAGAGGGACACCGGCTGGCTCCAGCTCTATGCCGAGGATGTCCAGGAAGCGGCAGACATGATCCCCCAGATCTTCAAGATCGCAGAGGACAAAGATGTGCTTCTGCCTGGCATGGCCTGTATGGACGGATTTATTCTCTCCCATGTCTACGAACCCGTGGTGCTGCTTGAGCAGGACCTTACCGATGAGTTCCTGCCCAAATATGAGCCGGAATACGTGCTTGATCCCAAAAACCCGATGACCTTCGGAGCTTTTGCTGACCCCTCAACTTACACCGAATTCAGATACCTGCAAGAGAAGGCAATGCAGGCAGCTCTTCCGAAAATCGAGGCTGTTTCCAAGGAATTCGCAGAGATCTTTGGCAGGGACCACGGAGGCTTAATCGACGGTTACCAGCTCGAAGATGCCGAGGTCGTTATCATGGCCATGGGCTCCCTTGTGGGTACCCTCAAGGATGTAGTTGATGAGTACAGGGCAAAAGGAGAGAAGATTGGTATCCTGAAAGTCAGGTCCTTCAGGCCCTTCCCGAAGATGCAGATCAGAAAGGCTCTGGCGAAAGCCAATGTTGTTGTCGTGCTCGACAAGAACATCTCCCTCGGGACCAATGAAGGTGCCCTCTTTACCGAGACCAAGGGCTGCATGTACAACAGCAGATGCGATATCCCGATTATTGGCTACACCTTAAACCACGGAGGCCGAGATGTACGCATGGAGCTGGTCAGTAAGATCATAGAAGAAGCCAAGAAGGTCACAAAGAACGGAATTACG
- the dusB gene encoding tRNA dihydrouridine synthase DusB yields MRLKKLKIGRTELPGNLLLAPMADVTNLAFRLLCRQYGADMTYTEMINVDALLNESRKSFIRGVSSPEDRPFGIQLVGSCPEKLREAALIVEEEYRPEVIDINMGCPAKCITGAGCGSALLNSPELIYEIISELTDALKTPVSAKIRLLGREEKTLEIARLIEKAGASALTVHGRTAAQMYSGSSNLIEIKAVKNELSIPVIANGDIRDEESAERTLELTGCDGLMIGRAAMGNPVIFRRIRYYLENGEKLEADKQSRQLEDFEKYVTLIEEHNLLSSINLRMHAHWFTRGLPGSRQVREKINGLTDGKAITELMRSSCQEKY; encoded by the coding sequence ATGAGACTTAAAAAACTGAAAATTGGCAGGACAGAGCTTCCTGGAAATCTTCTCCTTGCACCTATGGCAGATGTAACAAATCTGGCTTTCAGGCTGCTTTGCAGACAGTACGGCGCTGACATGACATACACAGAGATGATCAATGTAGATGCCCTGCTCAATGAAAGCAGAAAATCTTTTATTAGAGGGGTAAGTTCTCCTGAAGATAGGCCCTTTGGGATTCAGCTTGTGGGAAGCTGCCCTGAGAAACTGAGGGAAGCTGCACTTATTGTTGAAGAAGAGTACAGACCTGAAGTTATAGACATTAACATGGGCTGCCCTGCAAAATGCATCACAGGGGCTGGCTGCGGCTCAGCTCTCCTCAATTCTCCGGAACTTATCTATGAAATAATCTCAGAGCTTACAGATGCCCTGAAGACGCCGGTCAGCGCAAAGATCCGCCTCCTTGGAAGGGAGGAAAAAACTCTGGAAATTGCCCGCCTGATAGAAAAAGCCGGGGCTTCTGCCCTGACAGTGCACGGCAGAACGGCAGCCCAGATGTACTCAGGCAGCTCGAACCTTATAGAAATAAAGGCCGTCAAAAATGAGCTTTCGATTCCTGTTATTGCAAACGGGGACATCAGGGATGAGGAGTCGGCAGAAAGAACTCTGGAACTGACAGGCTGCGACGGGCTTATGATAGGGCGCGCAGCAATGGGAAACCCTGTTATTTTTAGAAGGATCAGGTACTACCTTGAAAACGGTGAAAAACTTGAAGCAGATAAGCAGTCCCGGCAGCTGGAGGATTTTGAAAAATATGTTACCCTCATTGAGGAACACAACCTGCTTTCATCCATAAACCTCAGGATGCACGCACACTGGTTTACCAGAGGATTGCCCGGCTCGCGGCAGGTAAGGGAAAAAATTAATGGTTTGACGGATGGAAAAGCTATAACTGAACTGATGAGGAGTTCCTGCCAGGAAAAATATTAA
- the porD gene encoding pyruvate synthase subunit PorD, with protein sequence MKITIGGACEPGSTLVNKTGGWRNFRPVYNYEKCTKCGICEIVCPDMSIHSREDGFFEYNYDYCKGCGICANECPADAIDMILEEK encoded by the coding sequence ATGAAGATCACAATTGGAGGAGCTTGTGAACCGGGCTCTACCCTGGTAAACAAAACCGGAGGCTGGAGAAACTTCCGCCCCGTATATAATTACGAAAAATGTACCAAATGTGGAATCTGCGAGATTGTGTGCCCTGACATGTCAATCCATTCCAGAGAAGACGGCTTTTTCGAATACAACTACGACTACTGCAAAGGATGCGGCATCTGCGCAAATGAATGCCCTGCAGATGCAATCGACATGATTCTGGAGGAGAAATAA
- a CDS encoding pyruvate ferredoxin oxidoreductase subunit gamma, whose translation MKEIRIHGRGGQGSVTAAEMISIAAFEDGKFSQAFPAFGVERRGAPVQAFTRISDSPIRLRSQIYTPDYVIVQDATLLETVDVASGIKAEGIIIINTTEKPESLKIDTKARVMTVDATKVAMDIIGFPIVNTVLLGAFAGATGEINVESIKKAVKGRFSGKVAEKNAQAIQKAYELIRGKEA comes from the coding sequence ATGAAGGAAATCAGAATACACGGTCGAGGAGGCCAGGGTTCTGTTACTGCGGCTGAAATGATCTCCATTGCAGCTTTTGAAGACGGAAAATTCAGCCAGGCCTTCCCCGCTTTTGGGGTAGAGCGCAGAGGTGCCCCAGTGCAGGCATTCACCAGAATAAGTGATAGTCCCATCAGGCTCCGAAGCCAGATCTACACCCCGGATTACGTTATTGTCCAGGATGCCACTCTGCTTGAAACCGTTGATGTTGCAAGCGGGATAAAGGCTGAGGGTATCATCATAATAAACACCACAGAAAAGCCGGAGAGCCTGAAAATTGACACAAAAGCCAGGGTTATGACCGTGGACGCCACAAAAGTGGCAATGGACATCATAGGTTTCCCTATTGTGAACACTGTCCTCCTGGGAGCTTTTGCAGGCGCGACTGGAGAGATCAATGTGGAATCCATTAAGAAAGCCGTAAAGGGCCGCTTTTCCGGCAAAGTAGCCGAAAAGAATGCCCAGGCAATTCAGAAAGCCTATGAGCTTATCAGGGGGAAAGAAGCATGA